A genomic stretch from Candidatus Omnitrophota bacterium includes:
- a CDS encoding NAD+ synthase, whose amino-acid sequence MKNIRVAIAQINCTVGDLENNALKIIDYIRKAKAAGADIVAFPELAITGYPPEDLLLKPKFISDNIDMMKKVAKSVNDIVVVVGFVGREGKDIYNSAAVMHKGIVKGLYHKMILPNYGVFDEKRYFNTGSVPQIFRIDDIGFGVNICEDIWHKEGPLLQEASLGAKLIININSSPYHAGKILEREEIAKRGAKANNVYIVYANLVGGQDEIVFDGQSMVIDPQGKVIARAEAFKEDLLVTDIEIETKGAEIAENAVIVSNKLSEKSKPALTRKEISPLGETAEIYQALLLGLKDYTAKNGFTKVIIGLSGGIDSSLVVVLASDALGKENVTGVFMSTRYSSQQSEHDARKVASNLGINYTAISIDHIYKLYLIAFEPLFAGAARDVTEENVQARIRGNILMALSNKFGWLVLTTGNKSEMSTGYATLYGDMAGGLAIIKDVPKTLVYILAKYRNSISRVIPASVMTKEPTAELRHDQKDRDTLPPYDILDPIIKAYVEEDKSLGEIAELGFDEEVVAKVINMVDKSEYKRRQSPPGIKITPKALGKDRRMPITNKYK is encoded by the coding sequence ATGAAAAATATTAGGGTAGCTATAGCGCAGATCAATTGTACGGTGGGTGACCTGGAAAACAACGCCTTAAAGATCATCGATTATATCCGAAAGGCTAAGGCCGCAGGGGCGGATATAGTCGCCTTCCCCGAGCTTGCCATAACCGGCTATCCGCCCGAGGATCTACTGCTTAAGCCAAAATTCATCTCCGACAATATCGACATGATGAAGAAGGTGGCGAAGTCAGTAAATGATATCGTAGTTGTGGTCGGTTTCGTCGGCCGGGAAGGTAAGGACATTTACAATTCCGCGGCCGTCATGCATAAAGGCATCGTTAAGGGACTATATCACAAGATGATACTGCCTAACTACGGTGTATTTGACGAGAAGCGCTATTTCAATACCGGCAGTGTGCCGCAAATTTTCAGGATCGACGATATCGGGTTCGGCGTTAATATATGCGAGGATATCTGGCATAAAGAAGGACCGCTATTGCAAGAGGCCTCTTTAGGGGCAAAGCTGATAATAAATATTAACTCATCGCCCTATCACGCCGGTAAGATATTGGAGAGAGAGGAGATAGCGAAACGCGGCGCTAAGGCCAATAATGTGTACATAGTTTACGCGAACCTTGTCGGTGGACAGGATGAGATCGTATTCGACGGGCAGAGCATGGTCATCGACCCGCAAGGGAAAGTCATAGCGAGGGCCGAGGCCTTTAAAGAGGACCTGCTTGTTACGGATATAGAGATAGAGACAAAGGGCGCCGAAATAGCCGAAAACGCGGTAATCGTATCGAATAAATTAAGCGAAAAATCAAAACCGGCGCTAACGCGGAAAGAGATAAGCCCTCTGGGTGAGACCGCAGAGATTTACCAGGCTCTCCTCCTGGGGCTTAAGGACTATACGGCAAAGAACGGCTTCACTAAAGTTATCATAGGATTAAGCGGCGGGATAGATTCTTCGCTCGTGGTGGTATTAGCGTCGGACGCTCTGGGGAAAGAGAATGTGACGGGCGTATTCATGTCCACAAGGTACTCTTCCCAGCAATCAGAACACGACGCGAGGAAGGTGGCCTCTAATCTCGGTATAAATTACACCGCTATCTCGATAGACCACATATATAAACTATATCTGATCGCGTTCGAGCCGCTCTTCGCCGGCGCCGCGCGGGACGTAACCGAAGAAAATGTGCAGGCGCGCATCAGGGGCAACATTTTGATGGCGCTTTCGAACAAATTCGGATGGCTGGTGCTTACAACAGGCAATAAATCCGAGATGAGCACCGGTTATGCGACGCTCTATGGCGATATGGCGGGCGGACTGGCAATCATAAAGGATGTGCCGAAAACACTGGTTTATATATTGGCTAAATACAGAAACAGTATTTCGAGGGTGATTCCGGCCTCGGTCATGACCAAGGAACCTACCGCCGAACTCAGGCATGATCAGAAAGATAGAGATACGCTGCCGCCATACGATATACTGGACCCTATAATTAAAGCATATGTGGAAGAAGACAAGAGCCTGGGCGAGATCGCGGAGCTCGGTTTCGATGAAGAGGTGGTCGCAAAGGTAATAAATATGGTGGATAAGAGCGAGTATAAGAGGAGGCAATCTCCTCCCGGAATAAAGATAACGCCGAAAGCTCTTGGTAAAGACAGGAGAATGCCGATCACGAATAAGTATAAATAG
- a CDS encoding radical SAM protein, with protein MSPQKITLVKKANIALKDSLKNCAVCPRKCGVDRTAGKSGYCRALYNPIVYSHLSHHGEEPPISGTKGSGTIFFSHCNMKCVYCQNYYFSQLDKGEEVTMEKLADIMLALQAKGCHNINLVTPTHYIPQILMSLEIALERGLEIPIVYNTSGYELAETIKLLDGIIDIYLPDMRYSDNEMAKKYSDADRYVEFNRTAVKEMRRQVGDLEIDKNGIARRGLIIRLLALPNDVSGIEDTLRFAKKELGRNVYLSIMSQYYPTFKACGFSDISRGITPEEYKNVVDEAHLLELNNGWLQEAPANADPRFMGTNIKQERKNGIA; from the coding sequence ATGAGCCCGCAAAAAATAACCTTAGTAAAAAAAGCCAATATAGCATTAAAAGATTCTCTTAAAAACTGCGCTGTCTGCCCGCGCAAGTGCGGAGTCGACAGGACCGCCGGTAAATCGGGATACTGCAGGGCGCTGTATAACCCGATCGTATATAGCCATTTATCCCACCACGGCGAAGAGCCGCCGATCTCAGGGACCAAAGGGTCCGGCACCATATTCTTTTCCCACTGTAATATGAAGTGCGTCTATTGCCAGAATTATTACTTCAGCCAGCTGGATAAAGGGGAGGAGGTCACTATGGAAAAGCTGGCCGATATAATGCTGGCTCTACAAGCCAAGGGTTGCCATAATATTAATTTGGTGACACCGACTCATTACATCCCGCAGATACTCATGTCTCTGGAGATAGCGCTGGAAAGAGGCTTGGAGATACCGATCGTCTATAATACAAGCGGTTACGAACTCGCGGAAACTATAAAGCTTCTGGATGGAATAATCGACATATATCTGCCGGATATGAGATATTCCGACAACGAAATGGCAAAGAAATATTCGGATGCCGATAGGTATGTAGAGTTTAACAGAACGGCCGTGAAAGAGATGCGCCGTCAGGTTGGAGATCTTGAGATTGATAAAAACGGCATAGCAAGAAGAGGGCTCATCATACGCCTCCTGGCGCTGCCAAATGATGTATCCGGGATTGAAGATACATTGAGATTCGCAAAGAAAGAGCTGGGCCGTAACGTTTACTTGAGCATAATGAGCCAATACTATCCGACCTTCAAAGCCTGCGGCTTTAGCGATATATCGCGAGGAATAACACCTGAGGAGTATAAGAATGTAGTTGACGAGGCACATCTTTTAGAGTTAAATAATGGATGGCTGCAGGAGGCCCCTGCAAATGCCGATCCCAGGTTCATGGGAACAAACATCAAACAAGAAAGAAAAAACGGAATAGCATGA
- a CDS encoding M23 family metallopeptidase, whose amino-acid sequence MKLFFSILITVIITAVATIFLYEPASVLIFKITEPSFGSPIKSPSGHLAIRHDVFGSGDFGAKRNGGRSHSGVDISAEVGTPVYASKSGIVFRGNIPTGYGKYVLLYHPDGTQTMYGHLSNWAVNTGKKVHKGELIGFVGKTGNAANKNIQPHLHFEIRADGDPVDPAEAIR is encoded by the coding sequence ATGAAATTATTTTTTTCGATCCTTATTACCGTTATCATAACGGCCGTTGCCACGATTTTTCTATATGAGCCGGCCTCTGTGCTGATCTTCAAAATCACCGAACCATCTTTCGGGAGCCCTATAAAGAGCCCGTCCGGTCATCTGGCGATAAGACATGACGTATTCGGAAGCGGCGATTTCGGCGCCAAGCGAAACGGCGGGCGGTCCCATTCGGGCGTAGATATATCCGCGGAGGTGGGCACTCCTGTATATGCATCGAAGAGCGGAATAGTCTTCCGCGGGAACATTCCTACCGGATACGGCAAGTATGTGCTCCTCTATCACCCGGACGGAACTCAAACAATGTACGGCCACCTCTCGAACTGGGCCGTCAATACCGGCAAGAAGGTGCATAAGGGAGAATTGATAGGCTTTGTAGGCAAAACAGGCAACGCCGCTAATAAAAACATACAGCCGCACCTGCACTTCGAGATAAGGGCGGATGGCGACCCTGTGGACCCTGCCGAAGCTATACGATAG